From the genome of Procambarus clarkii isolate CNS0578487 chromosome 78, FALCON_Pclarkii_2.0, whole genome shotgun sequence:
tcagtttccacctgtgtccccttgatcgcgcaccacccgtgttaaacagtttatccttatcaaccatgtcaattcctgagaattttgtaggtggtgatcatgtttccccttgctcttgtcttccagtgtcgtaaggtgcatttcccgcagcctttcctcgtaactcatgcctcttagttctgagactaacctagtggcatatctctgaactttttccagcttcgtcttgtgcttgacatggtacgggctccatgctggggccgcatactccaggattggtctgacatacgtggaatacaaggttctgaatgattccttacacaggttctgaaggctgttctgatgttagccagtctcgcatatgctgcagatgtaattctctttatgtgggcttaacgagacaggtttggtgtgatatcaactcctagatctttctctctgtctgtttcattaagtacttcatctcctattctgtatcctgtgtctggcgtcctgtttccactacctagtttcattactttgcatttactcgggttgaacttcaacaaccatttgttggaccattcactcagtctgtctaggtcatcttgtagcctcctactatcatcctctgtttcaatcctcataatttttgcatcgtcggcaaacattgagaggaacgaatctataccctctgggagatcatttacatatatcagaaacagtataggtccaaggactgaaccctgcggaacTCTActagtgacgtctcgccaatctgagggctcacccctcacagtgattcgctgtcttctattgcttaggtactcccttatccaatggagtaccttccctttcattcctacctgcatctccagctttttcactagcctcttgtgtggtactgtgtcaaaggctttctggcaatccaaaaatatgcagtctgcccacccatctctttcttgcctgatttttgttgcctggtcatagaattcaattaattctgtgaggcaggacttgccatccctgaacccatgttgatgctgtgttagaaagttctttcgctccagatgttccacaagctttttttgcacaatcttctccatcagcttgcgtgggatgcaagttagggacacaggcctgtagttcagtgctcccTGTctaatcccccttcttgtatatcgggactgcattagcagtcttccaaatttttggcaatttccctgttaccagtgatttgttatacattatggagagcggcaggcacagtgcttctgctccttcctttagtatccatgggaagAGTCCATCTGGGCCTACAGCCTTTGTCaaatccaactctagcaagagcttgCTTAcaaccccactggtaatctcaatctCTTTTAgtagttcctggttaactattccctctcttatctttggaacttccccttgctctaatgtgaagacctcctgaaatttcttattcagttcctcgcacacttccttgtcgtttgtagtgaatctgtctgcccctatcctcaatttcattacctgttcctttactgtttttctcctgatgtgactgtgaagcAATTTAGGTTGTCATTGCATTGCTTGCGATGTAattttcgtattgcctttctgcctctcttctcaacctgacgtattcactcctggcactctggtatctttctctgctctcaagtgtcctattattcctatagtttctccatgcccttttactttgctgcttagctagcttacatctctggttaaaccatgggtttctcatctgcatttcgttgttttccttttggaccaggacaaacttgcctgctgcctccttacacttttgcgtgatgtagtccattaatgtcttgggccgtctttcctctgagctctgtttcccatgttatatctgttaggaatttccttatctcctcatagtttccccttcGCAATGccggccttttgttttcagttcccctcctcgagttccttaacccttcttcaaccagatactcaaacgtcagtacactgaccCTTTCTACGGAAAGGGTTCTGGAAAGGAAAACCGTGCCTAACTAACTTTTtgtaattctatgataaaataacgaggataagacaggacagagatggttgggcagactgcatatttctggactgccaaaaagcctttgatacagtaccgcacatgagactgctgttcaaactcgagaggcaggcgggggtgggaggaaaggccctagcatggacaagaaactacctaacaggaagtagCTGTGGGGAAAATTCCAGacagctaatctctcttttttcaaattgatttaataaaataaagttatgtcttatttattttcttagtaagtaagtattaattaagtggactgtatgtactggtaaactgcctgaaatcttcttacacaccattgggagggacaattggtagcctaaaccattTTGTTATGgtcccttcttaaactaccaattgtttacctttaaaactattatttcagttatttcattaaaagtaattaattataactactgctactgctataatgtcttagctgtgccagtagaatgggcctagtaaggcgtgtaggtgtagcctcaagatgggtgtggccctgcctctttgtgccacgtaatggcggctggagggaaggacaaggcttggcaaacaagtagttaattatgtgtatgaaccaactgtctgctcagattcttgaagctcctctcacaatttacctgtatgggatgcaaggaattaatcaaagttccctaaacatatcaattacaggtatgacatgaactgtgagagtggtaatggggtacacgtacggtgtttttggggatgtcctacgacataaccatctacatatttatattaaacagtgcacttgaataataaacaatacttggtagacggatacagatgtcgttgtgatgttgttaggctgtgtggctggtgttgacacgtaaatggggtgtctagctgtttacaccagttAAGACAGCGTGGTATGCTCATCCCATGTTTTGTTGATATTTATGTATGGACGCCTTCCTCTCCGGGAGACGCTCTTATGCtctggttcctcactcaaagtaattttacattaacaagggaacctagctactatttgttgtaaataattatattcaatcttagtgattacttttttattaactttagatactaaactaatctattaacaatgtttcataatgtaaatatacgatgactttgatgacgtcacggagtcgatgacgtcacggagtctcccattttccatcctgaagggagtatagactaggggagactgtgttatttgtgtgtgtggttgtgtgtgtgtgtcggtttcccgacataattcccaggggcagaacacgggtcgaagtcccggtaaggactgcgatcactttattcttctccctcagaattatagtgctgctttaatttgagtttacattgttgtgcagcagtccgttggggacgtatgtcccgtactggcgtatcgggtgctggaagtcgttgtacgtcttctttcctggccagttctaaaggtactaatttctctaaagttttgagagtagtgttgcctttgcattttactttcactattctcaagatgccctggctgtctggatgaacagagactatttctcctataggccactccgagcgtggtccgtcactatccaccagaactatgtcaccagggttcaagttaattctgttatagggactgtttgccccgtaatgatactccctcagagctgttaggtattcacgagtccatacgtcattccaccgacttatcacccctgaaagatgtttgaaacgttgaaccaaatcactctctttgacatatgaaggatcctctggttcctcatccgtaagggacacaagtgttttgagaggtctcccatacatcaaatgagctggacttaatggttcacgctgcaaagcatcatcagagaggtaggtaagtggtcggttgttaactcgtgcttctatttctatgattactgtttgaagctcctgaaggtcaatcttttggcggtgtagggttttccgtaaagaccgtttcaccgtaccaaccatccgttcatagaagcctccatgccatggtgctctgggaggtatgaatttccaatagcactgccgttgagttagggctgtgcgtaccttggggtgtgtccagattttcctcaggcatgcttctcctgccaccaagttggacccattgtctgaaatcattaacttgggacaagatctacgtgaagcaaacctgcggaaagcctgtaagaatgcttcggcactcatatcgggagtcacttctagatggactgcccttgttgtggcacaagtaaaaagacagatataggcctttactggtttcttgtctttagtgcctgtcagtgttagtgctcctgtgaaatctactcctgttgtctcaaaaggatgaatatgtacgactcgttccttcggaagtggaggagggccaggatatggacacactctggcatcatatctccggcatacaacacaggatttgattatggattttactgtctgtctaccttggggtagccagtactgttgtcttaattctgtgagagtatctaataccccaccatgcagagtgcagtatttgtgtatatgtaacacaattagtttgcttactatgtggtgacgagggagcaatattggattttttgcctccagatctatgtcagcatgttgtaagcgtcctccgcatcttatcaagttataattgtcagtgtctaaccagagacccagatcatgttgtagcttcttaggaacattgtcaatttctgtcccgaatgtgtcggtctgagctcttttaacccagtaccttaaggcactagggaaattatgcttgattcctattttctttagaaaatcaaacactacttgggtgacacctacaagtttgttcagttccgagtaccgagcaggatcaattaccaaagtctgaggtagttccgggttctcagtgggaacagtgacattggtcacaatgacttgtggcttttgttcaggccactggtcgctgattagccactgaggtccattgaaccacatctctgcctttgttaattgccgtaaagtcaggcctcgggagagatagtcagctggatt
Proteins encoded in this window:
- the LOC138357374 gene encoding uncharacterized protein; this encodes MAQNQLRSQVLRLQRQPENLKLYHEIIQKQLDDKFIEVVTNDNPKEGHYLPHHHVQKDSATTPLRIVFNCSAKMGQNSVSLNDCLQTGPSLTQRLYDVLLKFRIGTYAYTADISKAFLRVGLQEEDRNYTKFLWIKDPNDPNSEIITYRFASVLFGATSSPFLLQATLDTHLKKSNSPNKTEISENLYVDNFQGTANSESKLLDIYHEANRELMGANMPLQSWVSNNDKLKQLITTEFPDYQVPEMTKVLGVQWNTTTDQLTIKSVETDTTNLTMRKLLSQVSKPFDPLGLLSPILINGKMIIQECWQQKIGWDDLLTPALQEKWQGLVKDLSILESVKFPRNTTVNEKEPIKLHVFCDASGKAYGTVAYLVSNGQANLLTSKARVAPLKKRSLPQLELTALLLGVRLAHYLIKALSHIHFTETVVWSDNEAVLQWVKNNNSKNPYVSNRVKEIRELSAGYKLRYVPTKENPADYLSRGLTLRQLTKAEMWFNGPQWLISDQWPEQKPQVIVTNVTVPTENPELPQTLVIDPARYSELNKLVGVTQVVFDFLKKIGIKHNFPSALRYWVKRAQTDTFGTEIDNVPKKLQHDLGLWLDTDNYNLIRCGGRLQHADIDLEAKNPILLPRHHIVSKLIVLHIHKYCTLHGGVLDTLTELRQQYWLPQGRQTVKSIIKSCVVCRRYDARVCPYPGPPPLPKERVVHIHPFETTGVDFTGALTLTGTKDKKPVKAYICLFTCATTRAVHLEVTPDMSAEAFLQAFRRFASRRSCPKLMISDNGSNLVAGEACLRKIWTHPKVRTALTQRQCYWKFIPPRAPWHGGFYERMVGTVKRSLRKTLHRQKIDLQELQTVIIEIEARVNNRPLTYLSDDALQREPLSPAHLMYGRPLKTLVSLTDEEPEDPSYVKESDLVQRFKHLSGVISRWNDVWTREYLTALREYHYGANSPYNRINLNPGDIVLVDSDGPRSEWPIGEIVSVHPDSQGILRIVKVKCKGNTTLKTLEKLVPLELARKEDVQRLPAPDTPVRDIRPQRTAAQQCKLKLKQHYNSEGEE